One genomic segment of Hevea brasiliensis isolate MT/VB/25A 57/8 chromosome 3, ASM3005281v1, whole genome shotgun sequence includes these proteins:
- the LOC110649607 gene encoding putative acyl-activating enzyme 19 isoform X1 yields the protein MSSGSSGSVEQLNQQEQHCCISHEFLRAATRNPTKIAAIHAAPSVDGQRQIAGELINPGSSVSSVSSSSFSSLVYEGDKCFTYGDLLKSVDFLSSRLRVVLDGADASRLYKTQSSSGKGNYGGQSTCDVSKSSTSFITRVEQVDECKNVYRPKILGIYMPPSVEYIISVFSVLRCGEAFLPLDPSWPKDRILSIVSSSDCDLIITSESSCDKGIFNELNNLNWLVKCSSCPVLCFSVEEALEECVGPLQITWPCEKREKRLFCYLLYTSGSTGKPKGVCGTEQGLLNRFLWMQELYPLHEQEVLLFKTSISFIDHLQEFLGAMLGACTLVIPPFTQLKKDPFSVVNFLQAYCINRLIAVPSLMRAILPALQSHQYKMQIQDSLKLLVLSGEVFPLSLWDVLSNLLPGTSILNLYGSTEVSGDCTYFDCKRLPQILETEALTSVPIGVPISNCDVVLVGETDPANQGEVCVGGLCVCTGYFSDSAMLSFDSVKVHKTLICNCLVDDCGSQVYYRTGDFAQRLQCGDLVFLGRTDRSIKVHGQRIALEEIEITLREHPDVVDAAVISSEGPGGLLLLEAFLLLKDEEKSGDSVRSSIRSWMVGKVPLVMIPNRFVFTESLPISSSGKVDYALLATSAFFNVNVKDKICNTEISDHLHIIKKAFCDALMVEDVSDDDDFFMLGGSSITAAQVSYNLGIDMRLLYNFPTPSKLRNALLHKRASYKDVRTEISWKSNLKAHSWNMSYSVNSSVPNTGLKKQKNFHQNNDHIVAVSKPFKVNLDNHISSKRVSLRGGYPWSSVIPISCSFSRCNKVMYEEECSLRNTHQLTWSAEVPRNRKGSSMQDLWKVQMESCVDASPLIVFKDQDVYLFIGSHSHKFTCVNAKSGAIQWEVKLEGRVECSAAIVADFSQVVVGCYKGKIYFLDFFNGNICWTFQTCAEVKCQPVVDIHRKLIWCGSHDQYLYALDYRNCCCIYKLSCGGSVFGSPAIDEMHETLYVASTSGRVTAVSIKVIGSNQGILLILARALPFYTLWQHELQVPVFGSLSVDSSHGNVICCLVDGNIVALDLRGSIIWQRKTGGPVFAGACTSCVLPSQVLVCSRNGSVYSFEMEKGDLLWEYNVGDPITASAYVDEHLQLVSDSFLVSDRLVCVCTSSGSIHLLLINRDVAGKANQPSKNAVHELARFELPGDIFSSPVMIGGRIFVGCRDDYVHCIALENQSSVEE from the exons ATGAGTTCTGGCAGTAGCGGCAGTGTGGAGCAGCTGAATCAGCAGGAACAACATTGCTGCATATCTCACGAGTTTCTCAGAGCAGCAACCAGAAACCCTACAAAAATCGCGGCGATACACGCCGCACCATCAGTTGATGGTCAGCGCCAGATTGCCGGAGAATTGATCAACCCTGGAAGCTCAGTCTCCTCcgtctcctcttcttcttttagtTCGCTGGTGTATGAAGGAGACAAATGTTTCACTTATGGTGACTTGTTGAAGTCCGTTGATTTCCTTAGCTCTCGCCTCCGCGTTGTTCTCGATGGTGCTGATGCATCCCGCCTTTACAAAACACAATCCTCATCag GTAAGGGTAATTACGGCGGGCAGAGCACATGTGATGTATCCAAGTCCTCCACATCATTTATAACAAGAGTGGAGCAAGTGGATGAGTGTAAGAATGTGTATAGGCCAAAAATATTGGGAATATATATGCCACCTTCTGTGGAGTACATAATCTCTGTTTTTTCAGTTCTGAGGTGTGGAGAGGCTTTCTTGCCTCTTGATCCTTCATGGCCAAAAGATAGAATATTATCTATTGTTTCTTCTTCAGATTGTGATCTTATTATTACTTCTGAATCATCATGTGATAAAGGCATTTTTAATGAGCTTAATAACTTGAATTGGCTTGTCAAATGTAGTAGTTGTCCTGTCTTATGTTTTTCCGTGGAAGAAGCCCTTGAAGAGTGTGTTGGTCCACTACAGATAACTTGGCCTTGtgaaaaaagggaaaaaaggTTGTTCTGTTATTTACTGTATACGTCTGGATCAACTGGAAAGCCTAAGGGCGTGTGTGGCACAGAACAAG ggCTATTAAATCGCTTTCTGTGGATGCAAGAGTTGTATCCACTGCATGAACAGGAAGTCTTATTGTTCAAAACTTCAATAAGTTTTATTGATCACCTGCAAGAATTTCTTGGTGCTATGCTTGGTGCATGTACACTGGTTATACCTCCTTTCACTCAGCTGAAAAAAGATCCATTTTCTGTTGTCAATTTTCTACAG GCGTACTGTATAAATAGGCTTATCGCTGTTCCTTCACTGATGCGAGCAATCCTTCCTGCTTTGCAAAGTcatcaatataaaatgcagatcCAGGATTCGTTGAAGTTGCTAGTGCTAAGTGGTGAAGTATTTCCTTTATCCTTGTGGGATGTGCTTTCCAATTTACTACCTGGGACCTCCATTTTGAATTTATATGGGAGTACAGAG GTATCTGGTGATTGTACATATTTTGATTGCAAGAGGTTGCCTCAGATTTTGGAGACAGAGGCACTAACAAGTGTTCCGATTGGTGTGCCTATTTCTAACTGTGATGTAGTACTGGTTGGTGAAACTGATCCAGCCAATCAGGGAGAGGTATGTGTTGGTGGTCTCTGTGTTTGTACCGGTTACTTTTCTGATTCTGCTATGTTGTCTTTTGACTCTGTAAAAGTGCATAAAACCCTCATTTGCAACTGTTTGGTGGATGACTGTGGGAGTCAAGTTTATTACAGAACTGGTGATTTTGCACAACGGCTTCAATGTGGTGACTTGGTATTCTTGGGGCGAACTGATCGCAGTATAAAAGTTCATGGGCAACGTATAGCCTTAGAAGAGATTGAAATTACACTCAGGGAACATCCTGATGTTGTTGATGCTGCTGTGATTTCTTCTGAAGGTCCAGGGGGGCTTTTGCTCCTTGAGGCTTTTTTGTTGTTAAAAGATGAGGAGAAATCTGGTGATTCAGTACGATCTTCAATTAGAAGTTGGATGGTTGGAAAAGTTCCTTTAGTTATGATTCCTAACCGCTTTGTATTTACAGAATCATTGCCTATCTCTTCCAGTGGAAAAGTTGATTATGCCTTGTTGGCAACTTCAGCATTTTTCAATGTGAATGTTAAAGATAAGATTTGCAACACTGAGATCAGTGACCACCTGCATATCATAAAAAAG GCATTTTGTGatgctttaatggtggaagatgTTTCTGATGATGATGATTTCTTTATGTTGGGTGGTAGTTCCATTACTGCAGCACAGGTTTCTTATAATCTAGGAATTGATATGAGATTACTTTATAACTTTCCTACTCCGTCTAAGCTTCGCAATGCTCTGCTACATAAGAGGGCATCTTACAAAGATGTCAGAACTGAAATTAGTTGGAAATCGAATCTGAAAGCACATAGCTGGAATATGTCTTATTCTGTTAATTCCTCTGTTCCTAATACTGGCCTTAAAAAACAGAAGAACTTTCATCAAAATAATGATCACATTGTTGCAGTATCCAAGCCCTTTAAGGTTAATTTGGACAATCACATTTCTTCAAAACGTGTTAGTCTCAGAGGCGGATATCCTTGGTCTTCTGTGATACCAATCTCATGTTCATTCAGCCGATGCAACAAGGTTATGTATGAAGAGGAGTGCAGTTTGAGAAATACCCATCAATTAACTTGGTCTGCAGAAGTTCCGAGAAACAGAAAAGGTTCTTCAATGCAGGACTTGTGGAAGGTTCAGATGGAGTCTTGTGTAGACGCATCACCACTAATTGTATTTAAAGACCAAGATGTCTATTTGTTTATTGGATCTCATTCGCATAAGTTTACTTGTGTTAACGCCAAAAG CGGTGCTATCCAGTGGGAGGTCAAACTAGAGGGACGAGTTGAATGTTCAGCAGCAATTGTTGCTGACTTTTCTCAG GTTGTAGTCGGATGCTACAAAGggaaaatatattttcttgattTTTTCAATGGCAAtatttgttggactttccaaacaTGTGCTGAG GTGAAGTGCCAACCAGTTGTGGATATACACAGAAAATTAATCTG GTGTGGCTCTCATGACCAGTATCTATACGCACTTGACTACAGAAATTGTTGCTGTATCTATAAACTCTCATGTGGTGGAAGTGTATTTGGGTCACCTGCAATTGATGAG aTGCATGAAACACTTTATGTGGCTTCTACCAGTGGTCGTGTGACAGCCGTATCAATAAAG GTCATTGGTTCAAACCAAGGAATCCTCCTTATACTTGCAAGG GCTTTACCATTTTATACCTTATGGCAGCATGAGCTACAGGTGCCTGTATTTGGGTCACTTTCAGTTGATTCTTCACATGGAAATG TTATTTGTTGTTTAGTGGATGGGAACATTGTTGCATTGGATTTGCGTGGATCTATCATTTGGCAG CGTAAAACTGGTGGTCCTGTATTTGCTGGAGCCTGCACATCTTGTGTGCTTCCTTCTCAG GTGCTGGTATGTTCAAGAAATGGAAGTGTGTATTCATTCGAAATG GAAAAGGGAGATCTACTCTGGGAGTATAATGTTGGAGATCCCATAACTGCATCTGCTTATGTTGATGAGCACTTACAGCTGGTGTCTGACTCCTTCCTTGTGTCAGACAG GTTGGTTTGTGTATGTACGAGTTCTGGAAGCATTCATTTGCTTCTTATCAACAGGGATGTTGCAGGAAAGGCTAATCAACCAAGTAAAAATGCAGTTCATGAACTTGCAAGGTTTGAGCTCCCAGGAGACATATTCTCTTCACCAGTGATGATTGGAGGCAGGATTTTTGTTGGTTGCAGGGATGATTATGTGCACTGTATTGCCCTTGAAAATCAAAGTTCAGTGGAAGAATGA
- the LOC110649607 gene encoding putative acyl-activating enzyme 19 isoform X3 produces MSSGSSGSVEQLNQQEQHCCISHEFLRAATRNPTKIAAIHAAPSVDGQRQIAGELINPGSSVSSVSSSSFSSLVYEGDKCFTYGDLLKSVDFLSSRLRVVLDGADASRLYKTQSSSGKGNYGGQSTCDVSKSSTSFITRVEQVDECKNVYRPKILGIYMPPSVEYIISVFSVLRCGEAFLPLDPSWPKDRILSIVSSSDCDLIITSESSCDKGIFNELNNLNWLVKCSSCPVLCFSVEEALEECVGPLQITWPCEKREKRLFCYLLYTSGSTGKPKGVCGTEQGLLNRFLWMQELYPLHEQEVLLFKTSISFIDHLQEFLGAMLGACTLVIPPFTQLKKDPFSVVNFLQAYCINRLIAVPSLMRAILPALQSHQYKMQIQDSLKLLVLSGEVFPLSLWDVLSNLLPGTSILNLYGSTEVSGDCTYFDCKRLPQILETEALTSVPIGVPISNCDVVLVGETDPANQGEVCVGGLCVCTGYFSDSAMLSFDSVKVHKTLICNCLVDDCGSQVYYRTGDFAQRLQCGDLVFLGRTDRSIKVHGQRIALEEIEITLREHPDVVDAAVISSEGPGGLLLLEAFLLLKDEEKSGDSVRSSIRSWMVGKVPLVMIPNRFVFTESLPISSSGKVDYALLATSAFFNVNVKDKICNTEISDHLHIIKKAFCDALMVEDVSDDDDFFMLGGSSITAAQVSYNLGIDMRLLYNFPTPSKLRNALLHKRASYKDVRTEISWKSNLKAHSWNMSYSVNSSVPNTGLKKQKNFHQNNDHIVAVSKPFKVNLDNHISSKRVSLRGGYPWSSVIPISCSFSRCNKVMYEEECSLRNTHQLTWSAEVPRNRKGSSMQDLWKVQMESCVDASPLIVFKDQDVYLFIGSHSHKFTCVNAKSGAIQWEVKLEGRVECSAAIVADFSQVVVGCYKGKIYFLDFFNGNICWTFQTCAEVKCQPVVDIHRKLIWCGSHDQYLYALDYRNCCCIYKLSCGGSVFGSPAIDEMHETLYVASTSGRVTAVSIKVIGSNQGILLILARALPFYTLWQHELQVPVFGSLSVDSSHGNVICCLVDGNIVALDLRGSIIWQRKTGGPVFAGACTSCVLPSQVLVCSRNGSVYSFEMEKGDLLWEYNVGDPITASAYVDEHLQLVSDSFLVSDRLVCVCTSSGSIHLLLINRDVAGKANQPRMIMCTVLPLKIKVQWKNESSGSHYAFL; encoded by the exons ATGAGTTCTGGCAGTAGCGGCAGTGTGGAGCAGCTGAATCAGCAGGAACAACATTGCTGCATATCTCACGAGTTTCTCAGAGCAGCAACCAGAAACCCTACAAAAATCGCGGCGATACACGCCGCACCATCAGTTGATGGTCAGCGCCAGATTGCCGGAGAATTGATCAACCCTGGAAGCTCAGTCTCCTCcgtctcctcttcttcttttagtTCGCTGGTGTATGAAGGAGACAAATGTTTCACTTATGGTGACTTGTTGAAGTCCGTTGATTTCCTTAGCTCTCGCCTCCGCGTTGTTCTCGATGGTGCTGATGCATCCCGCCTTTACAAAACACAATCCTCATCag GTAAGGGTAATTACGGCGGGCAGAGCACATGTGATGTATCCAAGTCCTCCACATCATTTATAACAAGAGTGGAGCAAGTGGATGAGTGTAAGAATGTGTATAGGCCAAAAATATTGGGAATATATATGCCACCTTCTGTGGAGTACATAATCTCTGTTTTTTCAGTTCTGAGGTGTGGAGAGGCTTTCTTGCCTCTTGATCCTTCATGGCCAAAAGATAGAATATTATCTATTGTTTCTTCTTCAGATTGTGATCTTATTATTACTTCTGAATCATCATGTGATAAAGGCATTTTTAATGAGCTTAATAACTTGAATTGGCTTGTCAAATGTAGTAGTTGTCCTGTCTTATGTTTTTCCGTGGAAGAAGCCCTTGAAGAGTGTGTTGGTCCACTACAGATAACTTGGCCTTGtgaaaaaagggaaaaaaggTTGTTCTGTTATTTACTGTATACGTCTGGATCAACTGGAAAGCCTAAGGGCGTGTGTGGCACAGAACAAG ggCTATTAAATCGCTTTCTGTGGATGCAAGAGTTGTATCCACTGCATGAACAGGAAGTCTTATTGTTCAAAACTTCAATAAGTTTTATTGATCACCTGCAAGAATTTCTTGGTGCTATGCTTGGTGCATGTACACTGGTTATACCTCCTTTCACTCAGCTGAAAAAAGATCCATTTTCTGTTGTCAATTTTCTACAG GCGTACTGTATAAATAGGCTTATCGCTGTTCCTTCACTGATGCGAGCAATCCTTCCTGCTTTGCAAAGTcatcaatataaaatgcagatcCAGGATTCGTTGAAGTTGCTAGTGCTAAGTGGTGAAGTATTTCCTTTATCCTTGTGGGATGTGCTTTCCAATTTACTACCTGGGACCTCCATTTTGAATTTATATGGGAGTACAGAG GTATCTGGTGATTGTACATATTTTGATTGCAAGAGGTTGCCTCAGATTTTGGAGACAGAGGCACTAACAAGTGTTCCGATTGGTGTGCCTATTTCTAACTGTGATGTAGTACTGGTTGGTGAAACTGATCCAGCCAATCAGGGAGAGGTATGTGTTGGTGGTCTCTGTGTTTGTACCGGTTACTTTTCTGATTCTGCTATGTTGTCTTTTGACTCTGTAAAAGTGCATAAAACCCTCATTTGCAACTGTTTGGTGGATGACTGTGGGAGTCAAGTTTATTACAGAACTGGTGATTTTGCACAACGGCTTCAATGTGGTGACTTGGTATTCTTGGGGCGAACTGATCGCAGTATAAAAGTTCATGGGCAACGTATAGCCTTAGAAGAGATTGAAATTACACTCAGGGAACATCCTGATGTTGTTGATGCTGCTGTGATTTCTTCTGAAGGTCCAGGGGGGCTTTTGCTCCTTGAGGCTTTTTTGTTGTTAAAAGATGAGGAGAAATCTGGTGATTCAGTACGATCTTCAATTAGAAGTTGGATGGTTGGAAAAGTTCCTTTAGTTATGATTCCTAACCGCTTTGTATTTACAGAATCATTGCCTATCTCTTCCAGTGGAAAAGTTGATTATGCCTTGTTGGCAACTTCAGCATTTTTCAATGTGAATGTTAAAGATAAGATTTGCAACACTGAGATCAGTGACCACCTGCATATCATAAAAAAG GCATTTTGTGatgctttaatggtggaagatgTTTCTGATGATGATGATTTCTTTATGTTGGGTGGTAGTTCCATTACTGCAGCACAGGTTTCTTATAATCTAGGAATTGATATGAGATTACTTTATAACTTTCCTACTCCGTCTAAGCTTCGCAATGCTCTGCTACATAAGAGGGCATCTTACAAAGATGTCAGAACTGAAATTAGTTGGAAATCGAATCTGAAAGCACATAGCTGGAATATGTCTTATTCTGTTAATTCCTCTGTTCCTAATACTGGCCTTAAAAAACAGAAGAACTTTCATCAAAATAATGATCACATTGTTGCAGTATCCAAGCCCTTTAAGGTTAATTTGGACAATCACATTTCTTCAAAACGTGTTAGTCTCAGAGGCGGATATCCTTGGTCTTCTGTGATACCAATCTCATGTTCATTCAGCCGATGCAACAAGGTTATGTATGAAGAGGAGTGCAGTTTGAGAAATACCCATCAATTAACTTGGTCTGCAGAAGTTCCGAGAAACAGAAAAGGTTCTTCAATGCAGGACTTGTGGAAGGTTCAGATGGAGTCTTGTGTAGACGCATCACCACTAATTGTATTTAAAGACCAAGATGTCTATTTGTTTATTGGATCTCATTCGCATAAGTTTACTTGTGTTAACGCCAAAAG CGGTGCTATCCAGTGGGAGGTCAAACTAGAGGGACGAGTTGAATGTTCAGCAGCAATTGTTGCTGACTTTTCTCAG GTTGTAGTCGGATGCTACAAAGggaaaatatattttcttgattTTTTCAATGGCAAtatttgttggactttccaaacaTGTGCTGAG GTGAAGTGCCAACCAGTTGTGGATATACACAGAAAATTAATCTG GTGTGGCTCTCATGACCAGTATCTATACGCACTTGACTACAGAAATTGTTGCTGTATCTATAAACTCTCATGTGGTGGAAGTGTATTTGGGTCACCTGCAATTGATGAG aTGCATGAAACACTTTATGTGGCTTCTACCAGTGGTCGTGTGACAGCCGTATCAATAAAG GTCATTGGTTCAAACCAAGGAATCCTCCTTATACTTGCAAGG GCTTTACCATTTTATACCTTATGGCAGCATGAGCTACAGGTGCCTGTATTTGGGTCACTTTCAGTTGATTCTTCACATGGAAATG TTATTTGTTGTTTAGTGGATGGGAACATTGTTGCATTGGATTTGCGTGGATCTATCATTTGGCAG CGTAAAACTGGTGGTCCTGTATTTGCTGGAGCCTGCACATCTTGTGTGCTTCCTTCTCAG GTGCTGGTATGTTCAAGAAATGGAAGTGTGTATTCATTCGAAATG GAAAAGGGAGATCTACTCTGGGAGTATAATGTTGGAGATCCCATAACTGCATCTGCTTATGTTGATGAGCACTTACAGCTGGTGTCTGACTCCTTCCTTGTGTCAGACAG GTTGGTTTGTGTATGTACGAGTTCTGGAAGCATTCATTTGCTTCTTATCAACAGGGATGTTGCAGGAAAGGCTAATCAACCAA GGATGATTATGTGCACTGTATTGCCCTTGAAAATCAAAGTTCAGTGGAAGAATGAAAGTTCTGGTTCCCATTATGCATTCTTATAA
- the LOC110649607 gene encoding putative acyl-activating enzyme 19 isoform X4: MSSGSSGSVEQLNQQEQHCCISHEFLRAATRNPTKIAAIHAAPSVDGQRQIAGELINPGSSVSSVSSSSFSSLVYEGDKCFTYGDLLKSVDFLSSRLRVVLDGADASRLYKTQSSSGKGNYGGQSTCDVSKSSTSFITRVEQVDECKNVYRPKILGIYMPPSVEYIISVFSVLRCGEAFLPLDPSWPKDRILSIVSSSDCDLIITSESSCDKGIFNELNNLNWLVKCSSCPVLCFSVEEALEECVGPLQITWPCEKREKRLFCYLLYTSGSTGKPKGVCGTEQGLLNRFLWMQELYPLHEQEVLLFKTSISFIDHLQEFLGAMLGACTLVIPPFTQLKKDPFSVVNFLQAYCINRLIAVPSLMRAILPALQSHQYKMQIQDSLKLLVLSGEVFPLSLWDVLSNLLPGTSILNLYGSTEVSGDCTYFDCKRLPQILETEALTSVPIGVPISNCDVVLVGETDPANQGEVCVGGLCVCTGYFSDSAMLSFDSVKVHKTLICNCLVDDCGSQVYYRTGDFAQRLQCGDLVFLGRTDRSIKVHGQRIALEEIEITLREHPDVVDAAVISSEGPGGLLLLEAFLLLKDEEKSGDSVRSSIRSWMVGKVPLVMIPNRFVFTESLPISSSGKVDYALLATSAFFNVNVKDKICNTEISDHLHIIKKAFCDALMVEDVSDDDDFFMLGGSSITAAQVSYNLGIDMRLLYNFPTPSKLRNALLHKRASYKDVRTEISWKSNLKAHSWNMSYSVNSSVPNTGLKKQKNFHQNNDHIVAVSKPFKVNLDNHISSKRVSLRGGYPWSSVIPISCSFSRCNKVMYEEECSLRNTHQLTWSAEVPRNRKGSSMQDLWKVQMESCVDASPLIVFKDQDVYLFIGSHSHKFTCVNAKSGAIQWEVKLEGRVECSAAIVADFSQVKCQPVVDIHRKLIWCGSHDQYLYALDYRNCCCIYKLSCGGSVFGSPAIDEMHETLYVASTSGRVTAVSIKVIGSNQGILLILARALPFYTLWQHELQVPVFGSLSVDSSHGNVICCLVDGNIVALDLRGSIIWQRKTGGPVFAGACTSCVLPSQVLVCSRNGSVYSFEMEKGDLLWEYNVGDPITASAYVDEHLQLVSDSFLVSDRLVCVCTSSGSIHLLLINRDVAGKANQPSKNAVHELARFELPGDIFSSPVMIGGRIFVGCRDDYVHCIALENQSSVEE; the protein is encoded by the exons ATGAGTTCTGGCAGTAGCGGCAGTGTGGAGCAGCTGAATCAGCAGGAACAACATTGCTGCATATCTCACGAGTTTCTCAGAGCAGCAACCAGAAACCCTACAAAAATCGCGGCGATACACGCCGCACCATCAGTTGATGGTCAGCGCCAGATTGCCGGAGAATTGATCAACCCTGGAAGCTCAGTCTCCTCcgtctcctcttcttcttttagtTCGCTGGTGTATGAAGGAGACAAATGTTTCACTTATGGTGACTTGTTGAAGTCCGTTGATTTCCTTAGCTCTCGCCTCCGCGTTGTTCTCGATGGTGCTGATGCATCCCGCCTTTACAAAACACAATCCTCATCag GTAAGGGTAATTACGGCGGGCAGAGCACATGTGATGTATCCAAGTCCTCCACATCATTTATAACAAGAGTGGAGCAAGTGGATGAGTGTAAGAATGTGTATAGGCCAAAAATATTGGGAATATATATGCCACCTTCTGTGGAGTACATAATCTCTGTTTTTTCAGTTCTGAGGTGTGGAGAGGCTTTCTTGCCTCTTGATCCTTCATGGCCAAAAGATAGAATATTATCTATTGTTTCTTCTTCAGATTGTGATCTTATTATTACTTCTGAATCATCATGTGATAAAGGCATTTTTAATGAGCTTAATAACTTGAATTGGCTTGTCAAATGTAGTAGTTGTCCTGTCTTATGTTTTTCCGTGGAAGAAGCCCTTGAAGAGTGTGTTGGTCCACTACAGATAACTTGGCCTTGtgaaaaaagggaaaaaaggTTGTTCTGTTATTTACTGTATACGTCTGGATCAACTGGAAAGCCTAAGGGCGTGTGTGGCACAGAACAAG ggCTATTAAATCGCTTTCTGTGGATGCAAGAGTTGTATCCACTGCATGAACAGGAAGTCTTATTGTTCAAAACTTCAATAAGTTTTATTGATCACCTGCAAGAATTTCTTGGTGCTATGCTTGGTGCATGTACACTGGTTATACCTCCTTTCACTCAGCTGAAAAAAGATCCATTTTCTGTTGTCAATTTTCTACAG GCGTACTGTATAAATAGGCTTATCGCTGTTCCTTCACTGATGCGAGCAATCCTTCCTGCTTTGCAAAGTcatcaatataaaatgcagatcCAGGATTCGTTGAAGTTGCTAGTGCTAAGTGGTGAAGTATTTCCTTTATCCTTGTGGGATGTGCTTTCCAATTTACTACCTGGGACCTCCATTTTGAATTTATATGGGAGTACAGAG GTATCTGGTGATTGTACATATTTTGATTGCAAGAGGTTGCCTCAGATTTTGGAGACAGAGGCACTAACAAGTGTTCCGATTGGTGTGCCTATTTCTAACTGTGATGTAGTACTGGTTGGTGAAACTGATCCAGCCAATCAGGGAGAGGTATGTGTTGGTGGTCTCTGTGTTTGTACCGGTTACTTTTCTGATTCTGCTATGTTGTCTTTTGACTCTGTAAAAGTGCATAAAACCCTCATTTGCAACTGTTTGGTGGATGACTGTGGGAGTCAAGTTTATTACAGAACTGGTGATTTTGCACAACGGCTTCAATGTGGTGACTTGGTATTCTTGGGGCGAACTGATCGCAGTATAAAAGTTCATGGGCAACGTATAGCCTTAGAAGAGATTGAAATTACACTCAGGGAACATCCTGATGTTGTTGATGCTGCTGTGATTTCTTCTGAAGGTCCAGGGGGGCTTTTGCTCCTTGAGGCTTTTTTGTTGTTAAAAGATGAGGAGAAATCTGGTGATTCAGTACGATCTTCAATTAGAAGTTGGATGGTTGGAAAAGTTCCTTTAGTTATGATTCCTAACCGCTTTGTATTTACAGAATCATTGCCTATCTCTTCCAGTGGAAAAGTTGATTATGCCTTGTTGGCAACTTCAGCATTTTTCAATGTGAATGTTAAAGATAAGATTTGCAACACTGAGATCAGTGACCACCTGCATATCATAAAAAAG GCATTTTGTGatgctttaatggtggaagatgTTTCTGATGATGATGATTTCTTTATGTTGGGTGGTAGTTCCATTACTGCAGCACAGGTTTCTTATAATCTAGGAATTGATATGAGATTACTTTATAACTTTCCTACTCCGTCTAAGCTTCGCAATGCTCTGCTACATAAGAGGGCATCTTACAAAGATGTCAGAACTGAAATTAGTTGGAAATCGAATCTGAAAGCACATAGCTGGAATATGTCTTATTCTGTTAATTCCTCTGTTCCTAATACTGGCCTTAAAAAACAGAAGAACTTTCATCAAAATAATGATCACATTGTTGCAGTATCCAAGCCCTTTAAGGTTAATTTGGACAATCACATTTCTTCAAAACGTGTTAGTCTCAGAGGCGGATATCCTTGGTCTTCTGTGATACCAATCTCATGTTCATTCAGCCGATGCAACAAGGTTATGTATGAAGAGGAGTGCAGTTTGAGAAATACCCATCAATTAACTTGGTCTGCAGAAGTTCCGAGAAACAGAAAAGGTTCTTCAATGCAGGACTTGTGGAAGGTTCAGATGGAGTCTTGTGTAGACGCATCACCACTAATTGTATTTAAAGACCAAGATGTCTATTTGTTTATTGGATCTCATTCGCATAAGTTTACTTGTGTTAACGCCAAAAG CGGTGCTATCCAGTGGGAGGTCAAACTAGAGGGACGAGTTGAATGTTCAGCAGCAATTGTTGCTGACTTTTCTCAG GTGAAGTGCCAACCAGTTGTGGATATACACAGAAAATTAATCTG GTGTGGCTCTCATGACCAGTATCTATACGCACTTGACTACAGAAATTGTTGCTGTATCTATAAACTCTCATGTGGTGGAAGTGTATTTGGGTCACCTGCAATTGATGAG aTGCATGAAACACTTTATGTGGCTTCTACCAGTGGTCGTGTGACAGCCGTATCAATAAAG GTCATTGGTTCAAACCAAGGAATCCTCCTTATACTTGCAAGG GCTTTACCATTTTATACCTTATGGCAGCATGAGCTACAGGTGCCTGTATTTGGGTCACTTTCAGTTGATTCTTCACATGGAAATG TTATTTGTTGTTTAGTGGATGGGAACATTGTTGCATTGGATTTGCGTGGATCTATCATTTGGCAG CGTAAAACTGGTGGTCCTGTATTTGCTGGAGCCTGCACATCTTGTGTGCTTCCTTCTCAG GTGCTGGTATGTTCAAGAAATGGAAGTGTGTATTCATTCGAAATG GAAAAGGGAGATCTACTCTGGGAGTATAATGTTGGAGATCCCATAACTGCATCTGCTTATGTTGATGAGCACTTACAGCTGGTGTCTGACTCCTTCCTTGTGTCAGACAG GTTGGTTTGTGTATGTACGAGTTCTGGAAGCATTCATTTGCTTCTTATCAACAGGGATGTTGCAGGAAAGGCTAATCAACCAAGTAAAAATGCAGTTCATGAACTTGCAAGGTTTGAGCTCCCAGGAGACATATTCTCTTCACCAGTGATGATTGGAGGCAGGATTTTTGTTGGTTGCAGGGATGATTATGTGCACTGTATTGCCCTTGAAAATCAAAGTTCAGTGGAAGAATGA